The window TTCGACCGCCATGACAGCCGCCGGCGCTGTGCCGTAATGCTCGGAGATCGCGTTCATTTCCATGCAATCGGTCATGATAACTCCCTCAAAGCCGAGCTCTTCACGGAGCAATCCAGTAAGTACCGACTTCGAAAGAGTAACAGGCAGCTTAGCCGATTCCAAAGCGGGGAAATAAATGTGCGCTGACATAATAGCATCCACGCCATTCTTAATCGATTCAACGAAAGGCACTATTTCAACCGCACGAATACGCGCTTCCGAATGCTCGACCGTTGGTAAATCCAGATGTGAATCCACGTTCGTATCACCATGACCCGGGAAATGCTTGGCTGTTGCAACGACCCCAGCATCCTGATAACCTTGCATCGACTGACGACCAAATTTAGCGACAAGTTCCGGAGACTCCCCGAATGATCGAACGCCGATAACGGGATTATCCGGATTATTATTCACATCCAGAACAGGTGCGAAGTTCATATTAACGCCCAGCGTTCGAAGTTCCTGCCCTGAAATGAAGGACGACTCATAAGCAGATTTTGAACCGTCAGTTGCTTCAATAGCTCCCGCAGCTATTGCCATCTGCCCTGGCATTAGCGCCACGCCCTCAGTCAAGCGAGCCACCATGCCGCCCTCTTGATCGATCGATATCCATAACGGTAGATTCTGAGATCTCTTTGCAACTTGCTGGAGCTGCTCGGATAACTGAGCAACTTGCTGGGTATCCTTTACATTACGAGCGAAGTAAATGACCCCGCCTATATGGTTTTGTTCAATAAAGCTCTCCAAGTCTTCCGTCATACCCGTGCCTTCAAAACCACAGAGGATCATCTGACCGATTTTTTGCCGAAGTGTCAATGCATTAAGGTCTATCTGGCTCCCGCTCATATTCATATCGTTTACTAACTCCCCTCGTAAAGCTATCAAATTTATTAATGTAAGTGTTTACAAAGCTAACTGAATACCTATTATTATAGGAATAACAAAATAATATTTCAATATAAATTTAAAATATGAAATTTTATTTTAAAATCAGAACCAAGAAACATGAAAAAGGCAAACGAATGTAACCCCACTCGCTGCCTCTTTTATGCTACCTCATATAGTTATCTATCGCTGCTAAAACCCCTTCTAATTTGCGATTAACTTCTGTCAGCTTAGATTCCAGCTGTTCATAGTTACTTTGTGAATCAAGAATTGTTTCATCCATTGCAACCTGCAAGACATAGGCCGAGCTGGAAATATCTATCGCCCCAATATTAGAAGCAATCCCTTTCAGCGTATGAACCAGCAATATAGCTTTCTTGATGTCGTCTGCTTGAAGCGCCTCTCGAATTTTTACAGCTGTTTCTGCATGATTTTGCACAAATAGCCGTAAAATTCGATGATATAATTCCGTTTTATTTCCCCACACTGAACAGCTCAATGGGTTCAAAGGGCTTTGTTATATAAGCCTTCATTCCTGCTTCAAGCACTTGCTCCTTAACGCCCTTCACCGCATCAGCCGTCATAGCGATAATGGGTGGAACTTTGTAGCCTATCTTTATGATTTGATGCGTAGCCTCATATCCGTCCATCACAGGCATTTGCAAGTTCATTAAAATGGCGTCATACCGCTTATATCCTACCATGTTTATATCTACCGCACCATTCTCCGCCACATCGACAAACACATCCCCTTCTCACTTAGAAATTCTTTGGCTACCATCTGATTGATCTCATTATGAGTTAGCAGAAGCACTCCATTTCCACATCAATTATATTGCCTTATGTATGAAAAAAACGTTCGGCTATACGGGCACTAAGCCAAAACTTTTCAGAATGCAGTACCCCAAGTGACGCACCTGCAAAAATAGACAGTCACCTAAGGCTCCTCGTGATCAAAGGGACTGCCCTTGTCGAAATCCTATTTGGTGATTAAACGACAAAAAAAGTGGATGATCAGGAAAGCTTCCTGTTCAACCACTTTACTTTATAATGCGATACCGGCGAGAGGACTCGAACCTCCACTCGTTAGAACTCGATTTTGAGTCGAGCGCGTCTGCCATTCCGCCACGCCGGCTTATACGGCGCACCTTGATGTGTTAAGGCGCGCCTGCAGTTAAGATGATAATGCCGAAGACCGGACTTGAACCGGTACGGTAGTCACCTACCGCAGGATTTTAAGTCCTGTGCGTCTGCCGATTCCGCCACTCCGGCTTAATTGAAAGCTCCGAACTGGAAGTAACTAAACTACAATCCAGTTCGTCACTTTGGAATGCGCGTAGAGGGACTTGAACCCCCACGGTCGCCCGCTAGATCCTAAGTCTAGTGCGTCTGCCAATTCCGCCATACGCGCATGCTGTAAATAAGGCAAGTGAGTCATGTAGGATTCGAACCTACGACACCCTGATTAAAAGTCAGGTGCTCTACCAACTGAGCTAATGACTCATGTAAGACATGAGTTTTGAAAAAATGGGCGGACGACGGGACTTGAACCCGCGAATGCTGGATCCACAAACCAGTGCGTTAACCCCTTCGCCA is drawn from Paenibacillus sp. V4I7 and contains these coding sequences:
- the nagZ gene encoding beta-N-acetylhexosaminidase, which translates into the protein MNMSGSQIDLNALTLRQKIGQMILCGFEGTGMTEDLESFIEQNHIGGVIYFARNVKDTQQVAQLSEQLQQVAKRSQNLPLWISIDQEGGMVARLTEGVALMPGQMAIAAGAIEATDGSKSAYESSFISGQELRTLGVNMNFAPVLDVNNNPDNPVIGVRSFGESPELVAKFGRQSMQGYQDAGVVATAKHFPGHGDTNVDSHLDLPTVEHSEARIRAVEIVPFVESIKNGVDAIMSAHIYFPALESAKLPVTLSKSVLTGLLREELGFEGVIMTDCMEMNAISEHYGTAPAAVMAVEAGADLVLISHSRDRQLAAITALERAVQEGRITEARIDASVARLLALKERRGLFEARPSAAAADEVGTAAHRAVAQRLSEASITLVKDEQRLLPLKRVKTLAITVAAAVSSGVDETYAGPASLGAALAEHGLVVLDRVLPLPEVAASSDGLLAEAQQAEQIVIGTYNARFHPAQVELVRALQALGKPLVVVALRVPYDLLELPEISTFVAAYESRPLALQSAAKCLLGQLTLQGRLPVSLGLDYPAGWKWEGGL
- a CDS encoding Hpt domain-containing protein is translated as MWGNKTELYHRILRLFVQNHAETAVKIREALQADDIKKAILLVHTLKGIASNIGAIDISSSAYVLQVAMDETILDSQSNYEQLESKLTEVNRKLEGVLAAIDNYMR
- a CDS encoding response regulator — encoded protein: MFVDVAENGAVDINMVGYKRYDAILMNLQMPVMDGYEATHQIIKIGYKVPPIIAMTADAVKGVKEQVLEAGMKAYITKPFEPIELFSVGK